One Avibacterium avium genomic window carries:
- a CDS encoding LysR substrate-binding domain-containing protein, which produces MAIGLSSDTIRILQVIAKTGSFSEAAKVLHRVPSAIGYTAKKMEDDLGIKLFSRTNGHIQLTPAARYILEKGDWILQGLNELQCNATQIDNGIEKQFTIALNYIVNPDPIPKLLSSLSEKFPATEFSIRTEVYNGAWEALYENRANIVIGAPQNPPFNQGNISTEYLGDIEWIFLVSPCHPLAKENSILQASQLRHYPAIVVHDSSIALQQKKTWALKGQKVFYVADLEMVLSMIAEGVGIGFLPARIAIPALTSGKVITKVIAEHKQPVRVYYAWQNQQQSQILNYLLTILCTDEYRSQWLN; this is translated from the coding sequence ATGGCGATAGGATTATCATCTGATACGATTCGGATCTTACAAGTTATTGCTAAAACAGGGAGTTTTAGTGAAGCTGCCAAAGTGTTACATCGCGTTCCATCAGCAATTGGATATACAGCAAAGAAGATGGAAGATGATCTTGGCATTAAGTTATTCTCTCGAACTAATGGACATATTCAACTTACCCCAGCAGCAAGATATATTTTAGAAAAGGGAGACTGGATTTTACAAGGATTAAATGAATTACAATGTAACGCCACACAAATTGATAATGGCATAGAAAAACAGTTTACAATCGCCCTCAATTACATTGTTAATCCAGATCCAATTCCTAAACTTCTTTCCTCGCTTTCAGAAAAATTTCCAGCCACAGAATTTTCTATCCGTACCGAAGTTTATAACGGTGCTTGGGAGGCATTATATGAAAATAGAGCAAATATTGTGATTGGTGCTCCGCAGAATCCCCCATTTAATCAAGGAAATATCAGTACAGAATATTTAGGAGATATTGAATGGATATTCTTAGTCTCTCCTTGTCATCCTTTGGCAAAAGAAAACTCTATTTTACAAGCTTCTCAACTACGTCACTACCCAGCTATCGTTGTTCACGACTCATCTATAGCGTTACAACAAAAGAAAACTTGGGCATTGAAAGGGCAAAAAGTTTTTTATGTGGCTGATTTAGAAATGGTACTTTCAATGATTGCTGAAGGGGTTGGTATAGGCTTTTTACCAGCACGAATAGCAATCCCTGCTTTAACCTCAGGCAAAGTGATAACAAAAGTCATTGCTGAGCATAAACAACCTGTGAGGGTTTACTACGCTTGGCAAAATCAACAACAAAGCCAAATTCTGAACTATCTATTAACCATACTCTGTACGGATGAATATCGTTCACAATGGTTAAATTAA
- the recA gene encoding recombinase RecA produces MTTQEEKQKALAAALGQIEKQFGKGSIMKLGETQDLDIESISTGSLGLDIALGIGGLPMGRIVEIYGPESSGKTTLTLSVIAQAQKLGKTCAFIDAEHALDPIYAAKLGVDVKELLVSQPDNGEEALEICDALVRSGAIDVVIVDSVAALTPKAEIEGDMGDAHVGLQARLMSQALRKLTGQIKNSNCLVIFINQIRMKIGVMFGNPETTTGGNALKFYSSVRLDIRRVGAVKNGDEIIGNETRMKVVKNKVAPPFRQVDFQILYGEGISRNGELIELGVKHKLVDKSGAWFSYNGEKIGQGKANAMKWLAEHPEQAEELENKLREELLANPDKSLIADIEADQNEEIAEMDSEF; encoded by the coding sequence ATTACTACCCAAGAAGAAAAACAAAAAGCCCTTGCTGCGGCGTTAGGTCAAATTGAAAAACAATTTGGTAAAGGTTCAATTATGAAATTAGGGGAAACCCAAGATTTGGATATTGAATCTATTTCCACAGGTTCACTGGGATTAGACATTGCCTTAGGTATCGGCGGCTTACCAATGGGGCGTATTGTAGAAATTTATGGCCCAGAATCTTCAGGAAAAACTACATTAACCCTTTCAGTTATTGCGCAAGCACAAAAATTAGGCAAAACCTGTGCCTTTATTGATGCGGAACACGCTTTAGATCCAATTTATGCGGCAAAACTTGGCGTTGATGTCAAAGAATTGCTTGTTTCTCAGCCTGACAACGGTGAAGAAGCATTAGAAATTTGTGATGCCTTAGTTCGTTCTGGCGCGATTGATGTGGTGATTGTGGACTCCGTAGCCGCCCTTACGCCAAAAGCAGAAATTGAAGGAGATATGGGTGATGCGCACGTTGGTTTACAAGCGCGTTTAATGTCTCAAGCCTTGCGTAAGCTTACCGGACAAATCAAAAACTCAAACTGCTTAGTGATTTTCATCAACCAAATTCGTATGAAAATTGGTGTAATGTTTGGTAACCCAGAAACCACAACAGGTGGTAACGCATTGAAATTCTATTCTTCTGTGCGCTTAGATATTCGCCGTGTTGGTGCAGTGAAAAATGGTGATGAAATTATCGGCAATGAAACCCGTATGAAAGTGGTGAAAAACAAAGTTGCCCCGCCATTCCGTCAAGTTGATTTCCAAATTCTTTACGGTGAAGGCATTTCACGCAACGGCGAATTAATTGAATTGGGTGTAAAACATAAATTAGTTGATAAATCTGGTGCGTGGTTCTCTTATAACGGTGAAAAAATAGGTCAAGGCAAAGCCAATGCAATGAAATGGTTAGCTGAACACCCTGAACAAGCCGAAGAATTAGAAAATAAATTACGCGAAGAGCTTTTAGCAAATCCAGACAAATCTCTCATTGCCGATATTGAAGCGGATCAAAATGAAGAGATCGCAGAAATGGATTCTGAATTTTAA
- a CDS encoding IS3 family transposase (programmed frameshift), whose product MTKYTQHFKQQVLDFYHQNGKNRSLTRQYFQLPQRTLTRWIAKFNHNGINGLAVLGKKRYYSVEFKLKVIQAIKKGQCSAEAACFRFDIPSSGIISQWLQRFEKQGIDGLLLKPKGRPSMKLNSPKMPPTPKTEEERLRYRILELEAENANAKKVAGTQPTKNAEKAVIVNALRSRFPLELLLRLIGLARSSFFYHLKPKSDKNVAISQKIEEIYRKNDENYGYRRITLELRKYLIINHKRVLAIMQRLGLKGKSKQKKYRSYQGKVGHIADNLLQRDFTATMPNEKWVTDITEFKCAEGKVYLSPIKDLFNNEIIAYDVARSPSFEQITRMLTQAVNRLAGEKPILHSDQGWQYQMMGYREILKKHGITQSMSRKGNCLDNGAMESFFGRLKTECYFGKRFETFEQLEKVIHEYIHYYNNERIQVKLKGLSPVEYRTQSLN is encoded by the exons ATGACTAAATATACTCAACATTTCAAACAACAAGTGCTCGACTTTTATCATCAAAATGGAAAAAACCGTTCGCTTACTCGCCAGTATTTTCAGCTTCCTCAAAGAACGTTAACACGTTGGATTGCGAAATTTAATCATAATGGAATCAATGGATTAGCTGTGTTAGGTAAAAAACGATATTATTCTGTTGAGTTTAAATTAAAGGTTATTCAAGCTATCAAAAAAGGCCAGTGCTCCGCTGAAGCCGCCTGCTTTCGCTTTGATATCCCCAGTTCAGGGATAATTAGCCAATGGTTGCAACGCTTTGAAAAACAAGGTATAGATGGGTTATTACTCAAACCTAAAGGTCGTCCAAGTATGAAACTCAACTCACCTAAAATGCCACCAACGCCCAAAACAGAAGAAGAACGCTTGCGTTACCGAATTTTGGAATTAGAAGCGGAGAATGCAA ATGCTAAAAAAGTTGCAGGAACTCAACCAACAAAAAATGCAGAAAAAGCCGTCATCGTAAATGCCTTACGCTCGCGTTTCCCGTTGGAATTGTTACTCAGGCTAATCGGATTGGCACGCAGTTCGTTCTTTTATCATCTCAAGCCAAAGTCGGATAAAAATGTAGCGATTTCACAGAAAATAGAGGAAATTTATCGCAAAAATGACGAAAATTATGGTTATCGTCGAATTACCTTGGAATTAAGGAAATACTTGATTATCAACCACAAAAGGGTGCTAGCGATAATGCAACGTTTGGGGTTAAAAGGAAAAAGTAAGCAGAAAAAATATCGTTCTTACCAAGGCAAAGTGGGACACATTGCCGATAATCTGTTGCAACGGGATTTTACGGCAACGATGCCGAATGAGAAGTGGGTAACGGATATCACCGAGTTCAAATGTGCGGAAGGCAAAGTGTATTTATCGCCGATTAAAGACTTGTTTAATAACGAAATTATTGCTTATGATGTGGCGAGAAGTCCGAGTTTTGAGCAGATAACCAGAATGTTGACCCAGGCGGTGAACCGATTAGCGGGGGAAAAACCGATACTGCATTCCGACCAAGGGTGGCAGTATCAAATGATGGGTTATCGGGAGATATTGAAAAAACACGGTATTACGCAAAGTATGTCGAGAAAAGGCAATTGCCTTGATAATGGTGCGATGGAAAGCTTTTTCGGGCGATTGAAGACGGAATGTTACTTTGGCAAGCGGTTTGAAACCTTTGAACAGCTTGAAAAAGTGATTCACGAGTACATTCATTACTACAATAATGAGCGTATTCAAGTGAAGCTCAAAGGACTAAGCCCTGTGGAATACAGAACTCAGTCCTTGAATTAA